A window of Aeromicrobium sp. Root236 contains these coding sequences:
- a CDS encoding bifunctional 2-polyprenyl-6-hydroxyphenol methylase/3-demethylubiquinol 3-O-methyltransferase UbiG, producing the protein MTEQQPSKKVANQYERDYDYTKYWDNRDYENAAEHIAIRRLLKGNHYRKAADIGGGFGRLCILLRTFADEVTLAEPAATQLEAAKKVLEGTDIKQVQMQADDLKFADGELDLITMIRVMHHLPDPTAEFAEISRALAPGGTAIIEVANYGHYKNRRRHKKEGTPLPTEPVSIRTVRADEPDAIAFVNHNIDTVVGQLAAAGLTLDDKLSVSNLRSQTLKKALPTKVLLAAERLTQRRLARSNFGPSIFLKLRKA; encoded by the coding sequence GTGACTGAACAACAGCCCTCCAAGAAGGTCGCCAACCAGTACGAGCGCGACTACGACTACACCAAGTACTGGGACAACCGCGACTACGAGAACGCCGCCGAGCACATCGCGATCCGCCGGCTGCTGAAGGGCAACCACTACCGCAAGGCCGCCGACATCGGTGGTGGCTTCGGTCGCCTGTGCATCCTGCTGCGCACGTTCGCCGACGAGGTCACGCTGGCCGAGCCCGCTGCGACGCAGCTCGAGGCCGCCAAGAAGGTGCTCGAGGGCACCGACATCAAGCAGGTCCAGATGCAGGCCGACGACCTGAAGTTCGCCGACGGCGAGCTCGACCTGATCACGATGATCCGCGTCATGCACCACCTGCCCGACCCGACGGCGGAGTTCGCCGAGATCTCGCGCGCGCTGGCGCCCGGTGGCACCGCGATCATCGAGGTCGCCAACTACGGCCACTACAAGAACCGTCGCCGGCACAAGAAGGAAGGCACCCCGCTGCCGACCGAGCCGGTCAGCATCCGGACCGTGCGCGCCGACGAGCCCGACGCGATCGCGTTCGTCAACCACAACATCGACACGGTCGTCGGTCAGCTCGCCGCGGCGGGCCTGACCCTCGACGACAAGCTCTCGGTGTCCAACCTGCGCAGCCAGACGCTCAAGAAGGCCCTGCCGACCAAGGTGCTGCTGGCGGCCGAGCGCCTGACGCAGCGCCGACTGGCCCGCAGCAACTTCGGGCCGAGCATCTTCCTCAAGCTGCGCAAGGCCTGA
- a CDS encoding crotonase/enoyl-CoA hydratase family protein gives MTEPRVLTEIDGPIAYVWLNRPDKLNGVDLELITELIAAAEALKTNRDIRAVVLQGKGRSFCAGLDFGAAFKDKKRVARFFFAGPRSLNRFQKVTAIWRSLPVPVIAVVHGHCYGAGLQLAVGADFRFTTPDATWSILEAKWGLVPDMAGTVPFNELLPADVVMRLSMTGEPITGARAAELGLATEVSDEPLKAALALVDQIVERSPDSVAATKKLIYGNRHRSVRGAYRLERKLQSAMFKARNTTIARKAGTAKETPVFGPRTFD, from the coding sequence ATGACCGAACCCCGTGTCCTCACCGAGATCGACGGCCCGATCGCGTACGTGTGGCTCAACCGGCCCGACAAGCTCAACGGCGTCGACCTCGAGCTCATCACCGAGCTGATCGCCGCAGCGGAGGCCCTCAAGACCAACCGCGACATCCGGGCCGTGGTGCTCCAGGGCAAGGGCCGGTCGTTCTGCGCGGGCCTCGACTTCGGCGCCGCGTTCAAGGACAAGAAGCGGGTCGCCCGGTTCTTCTTCGCCGGTCCGAGGTCGCTCAACCGGTTCCAGAAGGTCACCGCGATCTGGCGCAGCCTGCCCGTCCCGGTCATCGCCGTCGTGCACGGGCACTGCTACGGCGCCGGCCTGCAGCTCGCGGTCGGGGCGGACTTCCGGTTCACGACGCCCGATGCGACCTGGTCGATCCTGGAGGCGAAGTGGGGACTCGTCCCGGACATGGCCGGCACGGTGCCGTTCAACGAGCTGCTCCCCGCCGATGTCGTGATGCGGCTGTCGATGACGGGTGAGCCGATCACCGGTGCGCGGGCTGCCGAGCTCGGCCTGGCGACGGAGGTCAGCGACGAGCCGCTCAAGGCCGCTCTGGCCCTGGTCGACCAGATCGTCGAGCGCTCACCTGACTCGGTCGCGGCGACCAAGAAGCTGATCTACGGCAACCGTCACCGCAGCGTGCGCGGGGCGTACCGGCTGGAGCGCAAGCTGCAGTCGGCGATGTTCAAGGCCAGGAACACGACGATCGCCCGCAAGGCCGGCACCGCCAAGGAGACCCCGGTCTTCGGCCCCCGTACGTTCGACTGA
- a CDS encoding WhiB family transcriptional regulator, which yields MVNVKRLPLPLIETYEWQYQGACMGADSEVFFSPEAERGAKRARREENAKKVCFTCPVIDRCREHALTVQEPYGVWGGMTESERAALVREPIAS from the coding sequence ATGGTCAACGTCAAGAGACTCCCGCTCCCACTCATCGAGACCTACGAGTGGCAGTACCAGGGAGCGTGCATGGGTGCCGACAGCGAGGTGTTCTTCTCCCCTGAGGCCGAGCGCGGCGCCAAACGTGCGCGGCGGGAGGAGAACGCCAAGAAGGTGTGCTTCACGTGCCCCGTCATCGACCGGTGCCGCGAGCACGCGCTGACCGTGCAGGAGCCCTACGGCGTGTGGGGCGGCATGACCGAGAGCGAACGCGCCGCCCTCGTGCGCGAGCCGATCGCCAGCTGA